In Blastocatellia bacterium, the sequence AGCGCGTTACGCCAACCCGCCAACCGCGGATGTGTCCAGGCGATGAGGTCGTGCACCGTAACGATAAATTTACACGACAGCGCCACCGGGGCCGTATAGCAAGGACAGTGTAGGAGTTCGACGCCCTGCTTTCGCCCTAATGCCGGCAAGACCACTTGTTGCCAGGCAAAACGGGAGATGGGGGTTAGAGGGCGAACCGGCACCAGCGAAGCGTTGGGCATTTCGGATGTATGCACCCCGTGCGCAAAAACGGTTACACGTTGCAGCGGCCGCCTCTCAAGATATGAAGTCCACAGCCGTCGCGTTGCAACGGCGACTCCGCGCTCCTGCCCACCCCAGAATGATCCATCCACTCCAATGTGCATATGCCGCCTAATTGCGATGTCCTTTTACGCTCCGGATGCAATGACTGAGAGTTCAGTTATGACAGATCGCGCCGTATACGGGAACGAGTTCCGCCGCCACGCGCGATATTGAGAAGAGATGCAGCGCCTTGCGCCGAGCGGCTTCCGCTCTTGACGCCCACGAGGCGGGCTCATCAAGGATGCGGGCTAAACCGGCCGCAAGGCCGGCGGGATCACCCGGAGGGACCAGCAAGCCTGTTTCATCTTCCGTCACGATCTCCTTCAGGCCGTCGACCGAAGATGCTATTACCGGACGTTTGGCCAGCATCGCCTCCACCGCTATTCTCCCGAATGGTTCCCGCAAAGACGGCACGGCTACCACGTCGGCGGCATATAACACAGGTGCGATCTGCTCGACCCCCTCGGTGATCCTGACTTGTGGGCCACACCCGAGATCCACTGCGAGCCGGCGAAGTTGCCGAGTGTAGGTCGCGGCCTTCTGATCATGCTCCGGGCACAATAGCCACGCGTGTAAGTCGGGATGGGTCCGGGTCAGAATAGCAAGCGCTGCAAGGAGGACAGCGTGGCCCTTCCTGGGTATGGACTGACCGGCCATCACCACGAGCCGCTCGGCAGGAGGGATATCTAGGGCGCGGCGAACAGCGGCTACGTGGTCGGCATCGCGCGGCGGTAAATCAGCGACGCCGTTACGAACGAGCGTAAGGTGGCGCGACGAGGGACCGAGCAGTTTCTCGGCGAATGTCAGCGTGGCTTCAGAGATGGCTATGATCGCATCGGCTCGTCCGGCCATTGACTTGGCGACACCACGGCCGCCATAGAAATCTCGCCAGTGCCAAACCACCGGGCAGCCTCGCCACGACGCAACCGGGCCGATCCAGAGCATGGCCTGCGCGCTGTTCGCATGGAGAAGGTGAGGTTGGAAACGCCGCACTGTTCGATCCAGTTCCCTCCAGCCCAGAGGCAGACGGGGAAGGACAAACTTCCAGTTATTCAGTCCTCGTGAGCGCGTAACGGGACGCGCGCCCCAGTTAGCCACAGGAATGCCGGCCGTTGCGGCGGCCTCGCTCAGGGGCCCGGACGGACATAGTAAGACGGGGTCAACGCCCAGCCTCCGAACCGCGTCCATGAGTTCCAGCAGGCTGCGCTCGGCTCCGCCCAGGCCACCAAAGTGCGAGACATACAAAACCCTCATCGCTTGGCCAACCTCGATTGGTTAGTAAAATAGCTAGCTGACATACGCCGCGACTGGGGCTTCTTTGTCCTCAGTCTGCGCGCCGCTCTGGTCCGACGCGGCCGCGGGTTTCTGGCCCTTCGCCTGAAAGGTCTGGCGTTTGGTCAGTTGCTCGAACAACTGCCTGGCGACCTCGACGTGCCCTTCGTAAGAGTAGTGTCCGTCGCGGTCGTGCACGTACTTAGTCATCGGCAAGACATTGAGTTCGAGGTAGCTGAGACCATACTTGGCCGTCACTTCACGGTAGTAGGGATTGGCCGAGCACTGGAAGATCGTCAGCTCCCCACCCTGTTGCGCTAACTTATCTCTAACTGCTTGAAGGGCCTCCACCGATTTTTTTAACGAGTAGGGTAACAGTGAGAGGTCGTGCGCCTGGACTCTGTTCTCCACAAACGTCCGTAGTCTGGCAGAGCGAAAGCTGTTGCTGGTGTTCATGTAGTAACGCACAGCGGCTCTCACGATGAAGGATGCGTAGTACAGAGGGATGAGGAATTTCTGCTCGGTGGCGCTGTCAATCATTGCCTCACACCACTGCCTGGAATGTTCCGTTTCGGAGTTATAAATAATGACGTAGCCTTTGTAGAGGTCACGCCTGAAGCTTCCGTGGACGAACGGGAGTTCCACGTCCAGGAGTATCTGATCCGGTTGATAATCAGCGACTTCCGTCTCGATAAGTCGCAGCTCTTGCACCGCGCGGAATCTTCCGTCGATACCAAAGTTCATGACCTCCACCTGATGGCCCGCCGACCGGCACATGTCTTCCAGCAGCTCGGAGAAGTTCTTCCCCTTCCCATGGCACCAGATGCCGGTCGAGTTGGATGGGCCGACGACTGCAATTCGATAAGTCCCGGGGGCTTTCGTCCGCACGAAATCGCGGGCATGGAATCCCCGGTTATTGGTCCGGAACCGTCGATGGATCCCCGGAATACGAATCTCACCTTCGGCGTTGGGTAAGTAACGGTAGCCAAGCTCATCGTCAGGCACGTAAATCTGGGGATACACCTGAATCCAGAGCAAGTTTCTATATTTGATTCGGAGGTAGATCTCGATAACCGCTAACCCGAACAGCGCGACGATCACTCCGTAAAAGAAAAATTGAAACATTGCCTCTCAATGTCCTCTCTCCCGCCGATGCCGGTGGCAACACGGCCCGCGGCAAGTGAACGGTACAGCAGGCTGAGCTGATCTAACTGCTCGCAGAGTTGGAAATCGTTTCGCACGCGCCGTTGCGCCGCGACTCCGAACGAGCGCCGAAGCTCCTCACTTCGGCCAAGCCGCGCGACGTGAGCAGCTAATTCGCTCAAGTTGCCGGGAGCGGTCAGCAGCCCTGTCACACCAGAGTCAACCAGATCCCGAACGCCGGGAACGTCGAACCCTACAATCGGAAGGCCGTGGGCCATCGCATCCAGCCCCGCGTAAGGCAAGCCCTCTGTTCTGGAAGTCATCAAGAAAATGTCGATGTCGGCGAGGAAGGCATCCGTATCGCGGATGTGGCCCAGCACCCGCACACTCGCTTCGGCTCGCAGATCGCGTATCGCGGCCAGCACCTGTTCCCGCTCGGGCCCATCGCCTGCAAGCAGTAATTCATGATCCAGACCGAGATGTGAAAGGGCCAGCGACATCTTGATCGCGGCCACAGGGTTCTTTTGCCATGTCAGACGGCCCAGCCAGCCGACACGCAGAAGGCGTTCTCTGGACCGCCGCCAAGAGCCCATGCTGGCGTCGATGCCGTTGTTGATCACCACCACGCGGTCTTTTGCTCCTAGCCGCCACGCCGCCTGTCCCTCGCTTTCCGACACGGCCACCACACCATCCGTCCAGGGCAATAGCGCGCTTTCCACCTTCCGGTACATCCAACGGCTCAAACGTCCGGGCTGGGCCAGAAAGGCATAAGCGTGTGGCGTATACACGACCACCGGGCGGCGCCGGCCCAGTCCGATGATCGCGCTTCGCCCAAGGGCGCCGGCTTTGGAGCTGTGAAGATGGAGAACGTCGGGCGCTGTGTTCAGTATCAAACTTCTGAGCCGAATCACGGCGGCGATATCCCGCAGCGGACGCACTTTCCGCCGCATATCAAACTCGTGGACAGTGATTCCTGCTTTTCGTAGCTGAGACAGAGTATGGCGAAACTCCGGCTTACGGCGCGTTGCGCACACCAGGTCGACAGCCAATCCGCGCGAGTGGGACCCGAGAGCGAGGTCAACGACGTGCCTCGCCGTTCCCCCATCGGTCGCTTCCAGGACAATCATTACTCTCGGCATTTCGAATCCTCAGGCGCGCGCGCATTCCCTTAGGCCAAGCGCTTCGATCCACCTCATTATGGCTTTCAGCAATAAATCCTGGCTGAGGAGTGGCGTAAAGGTGTGGTCGGCAAATCTTACGAACACCACGTCCAGCCCGCGCGGCAGTCCCACCGCGAAAATTTCGTCACCCGCTTTCCGCAGCCGGTAGTTGTAGGCGATTTCATTTCCGTTTCGAAAGATGAGAATAATCTTTGTGCCCCGCTCAAGCAGGGCGCCAAGCTTCTCCTTCATGTTCTTATCCCGGTTCTCGTCGAGAAACAAGGTAATGTTTCCGTTGCTCGTGTGACTGCCCTTGCTCTCGGTTGCCGGCTGGCGATTGTCCGAGTTATTCCCTGAGTGTTTGAGCAGTAGCTTCTTGCGTAGTCGCTTTACCATTTGGCTCTCACCGGTGAAGACGCGCTTCCATTTACGGGGGCTCAGGATACGGGAGAGATGATATCTAGCGGACTTCACGTAGATCCCTTCCATCAGCGCCAGGCTTTCCACTCGCAGGTCGCGGCTGGCGACTTCGAGCGCGATCTGCGCGCCCATGCAAATTCCCATCAGCATGAACCTGGTCGCCCCGAGACGTTGGTTTAATACTTCGAACGCTTCGAGGGTGTCATCGACGAACGTGCCCTTTGTCTCGCCGGCATGGTCATGGCTATCTCCGATTCCCCACACGTCGAACCGCAATACGTGGAACCCGCTGCGCTCCAGTTGGCGGGCGATCTTCACATAAAGCCGATTTGGCCCGACCCGGTGCAGGAGGCCGGCGTTCAGTAATAGCACGGCCGGAAGGTCCGCCCGCGGTACGTCGCCAACAGGTGTATGAAGGATGCCGACCAGCGTCCGCGTCTTTCCAAAGGTGATGATTTCTTCGCTCATTCGCTCCTCCCGGATAACCACGACGCAATGGCCTGGACGGCACGCGCCGGAATGACGCCTTTGTGCCGGCGATCTTCCTTGAGCCAGATGCGATCTGATTCGCCCGCGATCACATAATCGAGCCTGGCCTCGCACTTTCGCAGAAAGGTGGCATACGCTTCGAGTTGCGGCTTTTCTGAGTTCGCCAGCAGGAGCATATCCGGCAACCTCCTGGAAGGAGTGGTTGAGAGAAGATCAATCGCCGTCAACTCGTCGTAGAGTTCTTTTGTGATGGGGAAGCCGATCAATTCTGCGAAGCAATTCGGTAACTGCCGCTGCTCGTAGCCATTGAGCTCAGCGTTGGAGGCGAGCAAGTCATGGTGCGCGCGCAGGAGCGTCGCTATGTGGTCCGCGCCGTTCACGACCGGCTCCCAGAGCACGATGCCGGCCAGGTCATCGGCTTCCGCTCCGGCATTCAGTGCAAGGTTAGCGCCGATTCGCGCACCCACTAGATACACTTTCTGCACCCCTGTCTGAGCGCGCAGCATCTGGATGGCCTGACAAATGTCGTTCGTCCATTGTTTCAGCGTACCATCCGTAGCTTCGCCGCCGGAGTCGCCGCAGCCGTAATAGTCAAATCGTAGTGTGTCGCGCCCCGAATCCGCCAGGTTTCTGGCGAGCTCTACGTACGTGCGATGAATTCGCATGTACTCCTGGCCCATCGGATAACACAGTATGACTCCCGATTTTCTTTCGTTCGACCCGGCGCAGTGTAAAGCGCCGAACAGACGCGCCTGATTCGGGCCAAAAAAACAGTACTCGGTAATCGGCTTGACGCTGTCGGGGTGCGTGCTCCGTACTTTTGAGAGAAGGAGGTCTGTTTGGGTCGTGATGGTTCTGGCTTCGAAGAGATCGAGCAATGAGAGCTCAACTCCGAAGTCCTCGTATATCCAATTGATTAACTCTGTACCTCGAAGAGAATCGCCCCCCCTTTCAAAATAGTCGTCGAAATTCCCGACTGAAACGCCGAGATTCTTCTCCCACAGGTGGGCCAGGCGGGCCTGATACTCGCCAGCCGTGCCAACCGAAATCTGAGCGGGTGTGCTCATTTGGACAGCCTCTCGATTTCGATGGCGAATGAGAGTCGACGCGCAAACTCCTCGGCGAGCGCGCGATCCGCCGGCCCAAAATCACGTCGGGAAGATAAATTCGCACGCAGGAGTGTGAGCGCACCCAGATGTTGCCCACGAATCGTGAGCGGCGCCATCAAAACCGACTTGATACCCATGTCCAGCAGCTCTGACGCGCGTTCGCCGCGCGTTTCGCGTTCCGCGGCAAGGTCGAAGCCGGCTTCGACTAAACCAGTTGCCCGCACCGATTCGATGCTAAACTTTGTGTTCGGACCACCCACACTAAAGAAGCGAATTATCTTGTCCGCATCGGTTTTCAGCGTCTGAGAGATCGCATGGGCCAGATGAGCCGGCGGCAAGTCAACCGTCGCAAAATCCGCCAGGTAAGGTACGCTCAGGGTTAATGCCTCGCGGAGCATGGCGTCAAAGGGTTCGGTCGAGCCGAGCACTTTGCTGACGTGAGCCAGAAACCCCAAAGCCTCCTCCGGCCGTTTCCGGCTGGCGATGTATTTCAGCGCAACCGTCATCGGGTTCGGTTTCACGTCGGACGGCGTCTCGTCCCTTCTTAAAATCGCGAATCCGAAGTCTTCGTTGCGAGGCCAGGAGAACTCCGGAGTTGTACTGCTCGTTACCAGGCCCGACCCCGGCACCGGCACCGTGACGCAGCGGGTGTTGACAAAGCTGTCGTCACTCATCCTGGAGTTGGAGTAGATCATTACCGGAAGTTTCGCGCCGTCCTTGCGGAAGAGGGTGGCGCCGAAATTTACGAGGGGCGTCCCGCCGACCAGGTCCTCGAGCATCCCGTCGATTACCTTTTGGTCGGCGTGGAAACGCGCGATGTGCTGTCCGATATAAGTCTCGGGATCGTATCCCATGGACGCGAGCTCACACTTATTCGCGTACTTGATCAAGCCATCGCCGCCGACCATGTGTAGACCGACAGGGGCGTTATCAAAGAAGTCCAGCAGCTCGGCATACAGCTCGCTGCGCTGTGCTGCCGTGAGCTCGAGTTGACGTTCCGCTACCGACTGATCCTTCAGCGCCCCGACTTCGGCAACGTCAGGCCGCAAGTCCTCAGGATGAGGAAACGTGAAGCAGCGCACGCCGCGAAGAGTGCCGCCATCAATCTTCGCGTTCGCGTACAACAGCACCCGCTGGGGAGTGCCATCCCGACGCAACAGAGTAATATCATGTTCGACGACCGTCTCACCGGCAACCAGTTGGTCCAGAAGTGTCCGCACCCTGTCCGAATCGGCAAAGAACTCAGCCATGTGGTGGCCGATGTACTCATCTGCATGGTCGCTGTAACTGAGCAACTTCAATTCGGCGAGGTTCGTCCGGGTGATCGTTCCGTCAGGTCCCGTGACGTGCAGACCGATGGGGGCCGCATGAAAGTAATCGGAGAAGTCATTCAGCGCTTCTTCGTTAATGGCCGATTCGCTTGCCAGCATATGGGTAAACTCCTTGGCGGCGCGGGTAATCAAACGCGAAAGAACGTGTTGTGGATCACTCTTAACGAACTGAAATATTGGGGCTGGACGAGCGCTTCCGGGATTTCCTGTCCGCGAATTTCCTCAATGTAGAGCAGGAAATTCACCATCTCTAGTGAGTCGAGCACGCCTTCATTGATTAAATCGGTGTCCAGTCCTATCTCTACAATGTGTGGCTTTGTCAGTGCTACCCAATCTCGCAGCCTGGAAATGGTAACCATGTCGATGTTTCGTTCGTCATCCCCTGACATATACCTCTCCCGTGAGTAAATTTTGGCTTCGGAAAAACCGCAAAGTTTTCGCGAGCACCCGTTGATGAAACTCTCCTCGTGAAGGGTCTCGAATCAACTCTCGGCGCAGTTCGTAGGCATCGCTCAAGCCCGCATCGCGGTAAACGCTGGGGTTGTAGAAAGACTGCAAGTAGAACTCTGCGTACCGTCGCAGGTAGCTTGCAATCTTTCGCAGCGCCTCCTCGGGATGTTTCTTAGCTATGCGCTCGTACATCGCCGCGACGACCCGCTGCCCCATGGCGATGTGCCGGTTTTCGTCTTCGTGATGCACTCGGTTGAT encodes:
- a CDS encoding alpha/beta fold hydrolase, which gives rise to MSEEIITFGKTRTLVGILHTPVGDVPRADLPAVLLLNAGLLHRVGPNRLYVKIARQLERSGFHVLRFDVWGIGDSHDHAGETKGTFVDDTLEAFEVLNQRLGATRFMLMGICMGAQIALEVASRDLRVESLALMEGIYVKSARYHLSRILSPRKWKRVFTGESQMVKRLRKKLLLKHSGNNSDNRQPATESKGSHTSNGNITLFLDENRDKNMKEKLGALLERGTKIILIFRNGNEIAYNYRLRKAGDEIFAVGLPRGLDVVFVRFADHTFTPLLSQDLLLKAIMRWIEALGLRECARA
- a CDS encoding alpha/beta fold hydrolase, which translates into the protein MSTPAQISVGTAGEYQARLAHLWEKNLGVSVGNFDDYFERGGDSLRGTELINWIYEDFGVELSLLDLFEARTITTQTDLLLSKVRSTHPDSVKPITEYCFFGPNQARLFGALHCAGSNERKSGVILCYPMGQEYMRIHRTYVELARNLADSGRDTLRFDYYGCGDSGGEATDGTLKQWTNDICQAIQMLRAQTGVQKVYLVGARIGANLALNAGAEADDLAGIVLWEPVVNGADHIATLLRAHHDLLASNAELNGYEQRQLPNCFAELIGFPITKELYDELTAIDLLSTTPSRRLPDMLLLANSEKPQLEAYATFLRKCEARLDYVIAGESDRIWLKEDRRHKGVIPARAVQAIASWLSGRSE
- a CDS encoding glycosyltransferase; the protein is MIVLEATDGGTARHVVDLALGSHSRGLAVDLVCATRRKPEFRHTLSQLRKAGITVHEFDMRRKVRPLRDIAAVIRLRSLILNTAPDVLHLHSSKAGALGRSAIIGLGRRRPVVVYTPHAYAFLAQPGRLSRWMYRKVESALLPWTDGVVAVSESEGQAAWRLGAKDRVVVINNGIDASMGSWRRSRERLLRVGWLGRLTWQKNPVAAIKMSLALSHLGLDHELLLAGDGPEREQVLAAIRDLRAEASVRVLGHIRDTDAFLADIDIFLMTSRTEGLPYAGLDAMAHGLPIVGFDVPGVRDLVDSGVTGLLTAPGNLSELAAHVARLGRSEELRRSFGVAAQRRVRNDFQLCEQLDQLSLLYRSLAAGRVATGIGGREDIERQCFNFSFTE
- a CDS encoding PAS domain-containing protein, with product MLASESAINEEALNDFSDYFHAAPIGLHVTGPDGTITRTNLAELKLLSYSDHADEYIGHHMAEFFADSDRVRTLLDQLVAGETVVEHDITLLRRDGTPQRVLLYANAKIDGGTLRGVRCFTFPHPEDLRPDVAEVGALKDQSVAERQLELTAAQRSELYAELLDFFDNAPVGLHMVGGDGLIKYANKCELASMGYDPETYIGQHIARFHADQKVIDGMLEDLVGGTPLVNFGATLFRKDGAKLPVMIYSNSRMSDDSFVNTRCVTVPVPGSGLVTSSTTPEFSWPRNEDFGFAILRRDETPSDVKPNPMTVALKYIASRKRPEEALGFLAHVSKVLGSTEPFDAMLREALTLSVPYLADFATVDLPPAHLAHAISQTLKTDADKIIRFFSVGGPNTKFSIESVRATGLVEAGFDLAAERETRGERASELLDMGIKSVLMAPLTIRGQHLGALTLLRANLSSRRDFGPADRALAEEFARRLSFAIEIERLSK
- a CDS encoding glycosyltransferase family 4 protein, which codes for MRVLYVSHFGGLGGAERSLLELMDAVRRLGVDPVLLCPSGPLSEAAATAGIPVANWGARPVTRSRGLNNWKFVLPRLPLGWRELDRTVRRFQPHLLHANSAQAMLWIGPVASWRGCPVVWHWRDFYGGRGVAKSMAGRADAIIAISEATLTFAEKLLGPSSRHLTLVRNGVADLPPRDADHVAAVRRALDIPPAERLVVMAGQSIPRKGHAVLLAALAILTRTHPDLHAWLLCPEHDQKAATYTRQLRRLAVDLGCGPQVRITEGVEQIAPVLYAADVVAVPSLREPFGRIAVEAMLAKRPVIASSVDGLKEIVTEDETGLLVPPGDPAGLAAGLARILDEPASWASRAEAARRKALHLFSISRVAAELVPVYGAICHN